A stretch of the Rodentibacter haemolyticus genome encodes the following:
- a CDS encoding SlyX family protein has protein sequence MQIQQVLENRIAELETKVTFQEQLLEELNQALVQQQFDMDKMQMQLRYIVSKLKDVQPSNIASQAEETPPPHY, from the coding sequence ATGCAAATTCAACAAGTGTTAGAAAATCGCATTGCCGAACTTGAAACAAAGGTAACATTTCAAGAACAACTTTTAGAGGAATTAAACCAAGCATTAGTTCAACAACAATTTGATATGGATAAGATGCAAATGCAATTGCGTTACATTGTAAGTAAATTAAAAGACGTTCAACCTTCAAACATTGCAAGCCAAGCGGAAGAAACACCACCGCCGCATTACTAA
- a CDS encoding multicopper oxidase domain-containing protein, whose amino-acid sequence MPKLSRRQLLKTTVISTALAAIPIPLMAASRPQLVIPPLIEVRRGRPIILTMEEMGYKLDGKHQVSVWGFNGNYLGPTIKIKSGSFAKLNYHNNLPQHVSLSIQGLQASGELFGGAARVLKKDESWAPIVPIDQPAATCWYRSATLANSAYQTYRGLVGMWLIDDELSLKSPLPRKYGVDDIPLILQDMDLNGDGLQLFKQNQPHFVGNRLLVNGVEAPYLDVPRGWVRLRLVNASLARAYDLRLDNDQDITVIAKDLGFLPQGKIVKSFVLAPGERTEILIDLNEGDGVSLIAGHKRGVFDKIKNIFSSSAELADNTVLELRPQGALSAFAQKMNVQFDTDAVSMLKAANVVQEREFVLDVSNGLINQKRFDPRRVDVVAKQGTVERWTLSASLPVGFSLQGAKFIVESDENGASKESEVAWKDTVWVRGKTQILVRFDRLSSNTYPFIFGSSNLMLADMGCIGVMVVQ is encoded by the coding sequence ATGCCTAAACTTTCCCGCCGTCAATTATTAAAAACAACGGTAATTTCGACCGCACTTGCCGCCATACCGATACCTTTAATGGCGGCTTCGCGTCCTCAATTGGTTATACCGCCTTTAATTGAAGTGCGCCGTGGTCGCCCGATTATTTTGACGATGGAAGAGATGGGCTATAAGTTGGACGGAAAGCACCAAGTGAGCGTGTGGGGCTTTAACGGCAATTATTTAGGCCCGACGATCAAGATTAAATCAGGCAGCTTTGCAAAACTGAACTATCACAATAACCTACCGCAGCACGTTTCGCTTTCCATTCAAGGTTTACAGGCTTCCGGTGAATTATTCGGCGGTGCCGCCCGAGTGCTGAAAAAAGACGAGTCTTGGGCGCCGATTGTGCCGATTGATCAACCCGCTGCAACTTGTTGGTATCGTTCGGCAACATTGGCAAATTCCGCTTATCAAACTTATCGCGGACTAGTGGGAATGTGGTTAATTGACGATGAGCTAAGCCTGAAATCGCCTCTCCCTCGAAAATATGGCGTAGATGATATTCCGTTAATTCTGCAAGATATGGATTTGAATGGTGACGGCTTGCAATTATTCAAACAAAATCAACCGCACTTTGTAGGTAACCGATTGCTGGTAAATGGGGTGGAAGCCCCTTATTTGGATGTGCCGCGCGGCTGGGTGCGTTTGCGTTTGGTAAATGCCTCTTTGGCACGAGCCTATGATTTACGTTTGGATAACGATCAAGACATAACCGTTATTGCCAAAGATTTAGGCTTTCTTCCACAGGGTAAGATTGTGAAATCCTTTGTATTGGCACCGGGAGAGCGTACGGAAATTTTGATTGATCTAAATGAAGGAGATGGGGTTTCGCTCATTGCCGGACATAAACGTGGTGTTTTCGACAAAATCAAAAATATCTTTTCCTCTTCTGCGGAGCTGGCAGATAACACCGTGCTTGAATTGCGTCCTCAAGGCGCACTTTCCGCATTTGCACAAAAAATGAATGTTCAGTTTGACACGGATGCCGTTTCAATGCTCAAAGCAGCAAATGTGGTGCAAGAGCGGGAATTTGTCTTAGATGTATCCAATGGGTTGATTAACCAAAAGCGTTTTGATCCTCGCCGAGTAGATGTGGTGGCAAAACAAGGAACGGTAGAACGCTGGACTTTGAGCGCTTCTTTACCCGTCGGTTTTAGTCTTCAAGGTGCGAAATTTATTGTTGAAAGCGATGAAAACGGCGCATCAAAAGAAAGTGAAGTGGCGTGGAAAGATACAGTGTGGGTACGAGGCAAAACGCAAATTCTAGTGCGCTTTGACCGGCTTTCTTCAAACACCTACCCTTTCATTTTCGGCTCATCCAATTTAATGTTGGCGGATATGGGCTGTATTGGTGTAATGGTCGTGCAGTAA
- the tusC gene encoding sulfurtransferase complex subunit TusC — protein sequence MKIAFLFHSAPHGSSVSREGLDALLAATAFCDEQDIGVFFINDGVFNLVKGQQPAFLLQKDFIRTFKLLDLYEIEQRFICQDSLEKLGITEDNLIISAKKIDRTSLITKLNQAEKLLTF from the coding sequence ATGAAGATCGCTTTCTTATTTCATTCTGCACCGCATGGCTCATCCGTTTCACGAGAAGGGCTTGATGCTTTGCTTGCGGCAACGGCTTTTTGTGATGAACAAGATATCGGTGTCTTTTTTATTAATGATGGCGTTTTTAATTTAGTAAAGGGGCAGCAACCGGCGTTTTTGTTGCAGAAAGATTTCATTCGTACATTCAAGTTACTGGATTTGTATGAAATTGAGCAACGCTTTATTTGCCAAGATTCTCTTGAGAAATTAGGTATAACGGAAGACAATTTGATTATATCCGCAAAAAAAATTGACCGCACTTCGTTGATAACCAAGCTGAATCAAGCGGAAAAATTGCTGACATTTTAA
- a CDS encoding helix-turn-helix transcriptional regulator translates to MLYDKHIFTDEDRTILNSYKAVVDGVSALIGEHCEIVLHSLEDIEHSAICIANGHNTNRQVGSPITDLALRSLRNMQSESVSKPYFTRAKGNVLMKSVTIAIRNKNQRMIGLLCININLDAPVSQFIQAFMPVVESDESSVNFASSVEELVSQTIEKTIEEVNVDRTLANNNKNRQIVTSLYEKGIFDIKDAINLVAERLNISRHTVYLYIRQIKQDQE, encoded by the coding sequence ATGTTATATGACAAACACATTTTCACAGATGAAGATCGCACGATTCTAAATTCTTACAAAGCAGTGGTTGACGGGGTTAGTGCGCTCATAGGTGAGCATTGTGAAATTGTTTTACATTCCTTAGAAGACATCGAACATTCGGCGATTTGTATTGCAAACGGTCATAATACCAACCGCCAAGTAGGTTCACCTATCACTGATTTAGCCTTACGTTCATTACGTAATATGCAAAGTGAAAGCGTCTCTAAGCCTTATTTTACTAGGGCAAAGGGCAATGTGCTGATGAAATCGGTTACTATCGCAATTCGTAATAAAAATCAACGAATGATAGGGTTGCTTTGTATCAATATCAATCTAGATGCGCCGGTTTCTCAATTTATTCAAGCTTTTATGCCCGTTGTTGAGAGTGATGAATCTTCGGTTAATTTTGCAAGTTCCGTTGAAGAATTGGTATCTCAAACGATTGAGAAAACAATTGAAGAGGTCAATGTGGATCGCACGCTGGCAAATAATAATAAAAATCGCCAAATTGTGACTTCATTATATGAAAAGGGCATTTTTGATATTAAAGATGCGATCAATTTGGTGGCAGAACGTTTGAATATTTCTCGTCATACCGTTTATCTCTATATTCGTCAAATTAAACAAGATCAAGAATAA
- the rpsN gene encoding 30S ribosomal protein S14: protein MAKQSMKARDVKRVKLAEKFYAKRVALKNIISDVNASDEDRWNAVLKLQTLPRDSSPSRQRNRCRQTGRPHGVLRKFGLSRIKVREAAMRGEIPGLKKASW, encoded by the coding sequence ATGGCTAAACAATCAATGAAAGCACGCGATGTAAAACGCGTTAAATTGGCTGAAAAATTCTATGCGAAACGCGTCGCATTGAAAAACATCATTTCTGATGTAAATGCCTCTGATGAAGATCGTTGGAATGCAGTGTTAAAGTTGCAAACTTTACCACGTGATTCTAGTCCGTCTCGTCAACGTAACCGTTGCCGCCAAACAGGACGCCCTCATGGTGTTCTTCGTAAGTTCGGTTTAAGCCGTATTAAGGTTCGTGAAGCTGCAATGCGCGGTGAAATCCCAGGCCTTAAAAAAGCTAGCTGGTAA
- the rplX gene encoding 50S ribosomal protein L24, whose amino-acid sequence MAAKIRQNDEVIVLAGKDKGKRGKVTKVLPNGKVFVEGINIVTKHEKPVPALGKAGGLVKKEAAIDASNVAIFNPKTNKADRVGFRFEDGKKVRFFKSNNEII is encoded by the coding sequence ATGGCTGCAAAAATTCGTCAAAACGATGAAGTAATCGTGCTTGCCGGTAAAGACAAAGGCAAGCGTGGTAAGGTAACTAAAGTGTTACCAAATGGTAAAGTGTTTGTTGAAGGTATCAACATTGTTACTAAACACGAAAAACCGGTTCCTGCACTAGGTAAAGCCGGCGGTTTAGTGAAAAAAGAAGCGGCGATTGATGCTTCAAATGTTGCGATTTTCAATCCGAAAACAAACAAAGCTGACCGTGTAGGTTTTAGATTCGAAGATGGTAAAAAAGTACGTTTCTTCAAATCTAACAATGAAATTATCTAA
- the rplR gene encoding 50S ribosomal protein L18, whose translation MDKKSARIRRAARARHMMREQGVTRLVIHRTPRHIYAQVVAPNGSEVLAAASTVEKAIREQVKYTGNKDAAAVVGKTVAERALAKGVQAVAFDRSGFKYHGRVQILADAAREAGLQF comes from the coding sequence ATGGATAAGAAATCAGCTCGTATCCGTCGTGCAGCTCGTGCACGTCATATGATGAGAGAGCAGGGAGTAACCCGTCTGGTTATTCACCGCACTCCGCGTCATATCTACGCACAAGTTGTTGCACCAAACGGTTCAGAAGTGCTTGCCGCTGCTTCAACTGTTGAGAAAGCAATTCGTGAGCAAGTAAAGTACACTGGTAACAAAGATGCTGCGGCAGTAGTTGGTAAGACTGTTGCAGAGCGTGCATTAGCAAAAGGCGTTCAAGCCGTTGCTTTTGATCGTTCCGGTTTTAAATATCATGGTCGTGTCCAAATTTTAGCGGACGCTGCTCGTGAAGCTGGTCTACAGTTCTAA
- the rplF gene encoding 50S ribosomal protein L6, with translation MSRVAKAPVSIPAGVDIKLDGQLLTVKGKNGELSRTIHNSVEVKHDNGQLTFSPREGFVEANAQSGTARALVNSMVIGVTEGFTKKLLLVGVGYRVQLKGNVVALSLGYSHPVEHTLPAGITAECPSQTEIVLKGADKQLIGQVAADIRAYRRPEPYKGKGVRYADEVVRMKEAKKK, from the coding sequence ATGTCTCGTGTTGCAAAAGCACCTGTTAGTATTCCTGCCGGAGTTGATATTAAACTCGACGGACAGTTATTAACAGTAAAAGGTAAAAATGGCGAGTTATCTCGCACAATTCATAATTCAGTTGAAGTTAAACATGATAATGGTCAACTAACTTTCTCTCCTCGTGAGGGTTTTGTTGAGGCTAATGCTCAATCAGGTACTGCTCGCGCATTGGTTAATTCAATGGTTATCGGTGTTACAGAAGGCTTCACTAAGAAATTACTATTGGTTGGTGTAGGTTATAGAGTACAGCTTAAAGGCAATGTTGTTGCATTAAGTCTAGGTTATTCTCACCCAGTAGAACACACTTTACCGGCGGGGATAACTGCTGAGTGCCCTTCTCAAACAGAAATCGTGTTGAAGGGTGCTGATAAGCAGTTGATCGGTCAAGTTGCAGCAGATATTCGTGCTTATCGCCGTCCTGAACCTTATAAAGGTAAAGGTGTACGCTATGCTGATGAAGTTGTGCGTATGAAAGAGGCTAAGAAGAAATAA
- the lpxH gene encoding UDP-2,3-diacylglucosamine diphosphatase, with amino-acid sequence MKKTYFISDLHLSETQPELTALFLDFMQNLAPNAERVYILGDLFDFWIGDDEQSTLIEQVKLAIKNITKKGVLCYFIHGNRDFLIGKRFAQETGITLLPDYQLIDLYGTPTLLCHGDTLCTDDVKYQQFRQKVHQKWRQWFFLHLPLKVRLKIAEKIRAKSKRDKMSKSSEIMDVNLPFTLETMHQFNAPLLIHGHTHREAIHQYENQKRIVLGDWKIDYASILIAEENGEYYFLK; translated from the coding sequence ATGAAAAAAACCTATTTTATTTCAGATCTTCACCTCAGTGAAACACAGCCGGAATTGACCGCACTTTTCTTGGATTTTATGCAAAATCTCGCGCCAAACGCCGAGCGTGTTTATATTCTTGGCGATTTATTCGATTTTTGGATTGGCGATGATGAGCAATCAACATTAATCGAACAGGTGAAGCTTGCGATAAAAAATATCACTAAAAAAGGCGTACTTTGCTATTTTATTCACGGCAATCGGGATTTTTTGATTGGCAAGCGTTTCGCCCAAGAAACCGGCATCACATTGCTGCCCGATTACCAATTGATCGATCTTTATGGCACGCCAACCCTACTTTGCCACGGCGATACCCTCTGCACGGACGATGTAAAATACCAACAATTTCGTCAAAAAGTGCATCAAAAATGGCGTCAGTGGTTCTTCTTGCATTTACCATTAAAAGTGCGGTTAAAAATCGCCGAGAAAATTCGCGCAAAAAGCAAACGGGATAAAATGAGTAAATCAAGTGAGATAATGGATGTCAATCTCCCCTTTACATTAGAAACGATGCATCAATTTAATGCTCCGTTATTGATTCATGGGCACACTCATCGTGAAGCGATTCATCAATATGAAAACCAAAAACGCATTGTACTTGGTGATTGGAAAATCGATTATGCTTCTATATTGATTGCTGAAGAAAATGGGGAATATTATTTTCTGAAATGA
- the tusD gene encoding sulfurtransferase complex subunit TusD, with protein MNYVLAVKSPVYGKQGAYLAYQLAESLIKKGHIVTQIFFFQDGVSNGNAFVYPANDEVNLTQSWQAFSQKYGVSLHLCVAASQRRGVVDATTAKQAAHFNLAEGFIISGLGEFIAATLKADRLITL; from the coding sequence ATGAACTATGTTCTTGCAGTAAAAAGTCCGGTTTATGGTAAGCAAGGGGCTTATCTTGCTTATCAACTTGCGGAATCCCTAATTAAAAAAGGACATATCGTCACACAGATTTTTTTCTTTCAGGACGGTGTGAGCAACGGCAATGCCTTTGTTTATCCCGCCAATGATGAAGTAAATTTAACGCAATCTTGGCAGGCGTTTTCTCAGAAGTATGGCGTCTCTTTGCACCTGTGTGTGGCTGCTTCGCAACGTCGTGGCGTGGTGGACGCAACAACGGCAAAACAAGCGGCGCATTTTAATTTGGCCGAAGGTTTTATTATTTCAGGATTGGGTGAGTTTATTGCGGCAACATTAAAAGCAGATAGGCTGATAACATTATGA
- the rpsH gene encoding 30S ribosomal protein S8 yields MSMQDPIADMLTRIRNGQVANKVAISMPSSKLKVAIANVLAEEGYVESVKVLEGVKPELEIILKYFQGKPVVESIQRVSRPGLRIYKRKDELPKVMGGLGVAVVSTSKGVMTDRKARQEGLGGEIICYVA; encoded by the coding sequence ATGAGTATGCAAGATCCAATCGCAGATATGCTGACCCGTATTCGTAATGGTCAAGTTGCGAACAAAGTTGCGATCAGTATGCCTTCATCCAAGCTAAAAGTGGCAATTGCCAATGTATTAGCTGAAGAAGGTTATGTTGAAAGCGTTAAAGTTTTAGAAGGTGTAAAACCTGAATTGGAAATTATTTTAAAATATTTCCAAGGTAAACCGGTTGTAGAAAGTATCCAACGTGTAAGCCGTCCTGGTCTTCGTATTTATAAACGTAAAGACGAGTTACCGAAAGTAATGGGTGGATTAGGCGTTGCTGTTGTTTCTACATCTAAAGGTGTAATGACTGACCGTAAAGCCCGTCAAGAGGGGTTAGGCGGTGAGATCATCTGTTATGTAGCTTAG
- a CDS encoding 1-acylglycerol-3-phosphate O-acyltransferase: MLKLARIIIVTICCILICVLGTIYSFIRFKNPSNVGVMARWFGRLYPLFGLQVEHRFPENKENLGRAIYIGNHQNNYDMVTISYMVLPRTVSVGKKSLIWVPFFGILYWVTGNIFLDRENRSKAHGTMTQLAERINKDNLSIWMFPEGTRSRGRGLLPFKTGAFYAAVAAGVPIIPVVCSTTHNKINLNRWNNGKVICEMMQPIDTSGYTKETVRDLAAYCHDLMEKRIAELDAEVAQASIEKASGESRNA; encoded by the coding sequence ATGTTAAAACTGGCTCGAATTATTATTGTAACGATTTGCTGTATTCTCATTTGTGTGCTTGGCACGATTTATTCTTTTATTCGCTTTAAAAATCCGAGCAATGTGGGAGTGATGGCACGTTGGTTCGGGCGTTTATATCCGCTTTTCGGATTGCAGGTGGAACACCGCTTTCCTGAAAATAAAGAAAATCTTGGACGTGCGATTTATATCGGCAACCACCAAAATAACTACGATATGGTAACGATTTCTTATATGGTGTTGCCACGGACGGTGAGCGTGGGGAAAAAAAGCCTGATTTGGGTACCGTTCTTCGGGATTTTATATTGGGTAACGGGGAATATTTTTCTTGATCGTGAAAATCGCTCTAAAGCACACGGCACGATGACACAGTTAGCAGAACGTATTAATAAAGATAACCTTTCTATTTGGATGTTTCCGGAGGGAACACGCAGTCGCGGGCGCGGTTTATTGCCTTTTAAAACCGGTGCGTTTTATGCGGCAGTGGCAGCTGGCGTACCGATTATTCCGGTGGTATGTTCAACAACACATAATAAAATTAATTTGAATCGTTGGAACAATGGTAAAGTCATTTGTGAAATGATGCAGCCTATTGATACAAGCGGTTACACTAAAGAAACGGTGCGTGATTTAGCAGCGTATTGTCATGATTTGATGGAAAAACGCATTGCGGAATTAGATGCGGAGGTCGCGCAAGCTTCTATCGAAAAAGCTTCCGGGGAAAGCCGAAATGCCTAA
- the rplO gene encoding 50S ribosomal protein L15 — translation MRLNTLSPAEGAKHSAKRLGRGIGSGLGKTGGRGHKGQKSRTGGGVRRGFEGGQMPLYRRLPKFGFTSMKAAVTAEVRLNELTKVEGNVVTLEALKAANVLTKDIQFAKVILAGELKSAVTVRGLKVTKGAKAAIEAAGGSIEE, via the coding sequence ATGCGTTTAAATACTCTATCTCCGGCTGAAGGTGCGAAGCATAGTGCTAAACGCCTTGGTCGTGGTATTGGTTCAGGATTAGGCAAAACTGGTGGCCGTGGTCACAAAGGTCAAAAATCTCGTACTGGGGGCGGTGTTCGTCGCGGTTTCGAGGGTGGTCAAATGCCATTATATCGCCGTTTACCAAAATTTGGTTTTACATCAATGAAAGCTGCAGTAACTGCAGAAGTTCGTTTAAATGAATTAACCAAAGTGGAAGGTAATGTGGTAACTCTAGAGGCTTTAAAGGCAGCGAACGTTTTAACTAAAGATATCCAATTTGCTAAAGTTATTTTAGCAGGTGAGTTGAAATCAGCGGTTACCGTTCGTGGTTTGAAAGTAACTAAAGGGGCAAAAGCAGCGATTGAAGCTGCCGGTGGTTCAATTGAGGAATAA
- a CDS encoding DsrH/TusB family sulfur relay protein — MLYCFSKAVYDNDELADYFSRITEKDAVVLWLDGVLLAIKSPQYFKNCKGRCFALEQDVLARNLTALLPKENQIRLISLSHFVDVTEQYSPQIAL, encoded by the coding sequence ATGCTTTACTGCTTTTCTAAAGCCGTTTACGATAATGATGAGCTGGCCGATTATTTTTCCCGTATCACTGAAAAGGATGCCGTTGTGCTTTGGCTGGATGGGGTACTATTGGCGATAAAATCACCTCAATATTTTAAAAATTGTAAAGGGCGTTGCTTTGCTTTGGAACAAGATGTTTTAGCAAGAAATTTAACCGCGCTTTTACCCAAAGAAAACCAAATTAGGTTGATTTCTTTATCTCATTTTGTAGATGTTACCGAGCAATATTCCCCACAAATAGCGTTATAA
- the rplE gene encoding 50S ribosomal protein L5 codes for MAKLHDYYRDQVVNELKDKFGYKSVMQVPRIEKITLNMGVGEALTDKKLLDNAVADLTAISGQKPLVTKARKSVAGFKIRQGYPIGCKVTLRGERMWEFFERLITIAVPRIRDFRGLSAKSFDGRGNYSMGVREQIIFPEIDYDKVDRVRGLDITITTTAKNDEEGQALLAAFNFPFRK; via the coding sequence ATGGCGAAACTGCATGATTACTACAGAGATCAAGTAGTAAACGAATTAAAAGATAAATTCGGCTACAAATCTGTCATGCAAGTCCCACGAATCGAAAAGATTACCCTGAATATGGGGGTGGGTGAAGCATTGACCGACAAGAAATTGCTAGACAACGCAGTAGCGGATTTAACGGCAATTAGCGGTCAAAAACCTTTAGTAACTAAAGCTCGTAAATCTGTTGCCGGCTTTAAAATCCGTCAGGGGTATCCAATCGGTTGTAAAGTAACACTACGCGGCGAGCGTATGTGGGAGTTCTTTGAACGTTTAATTACAATTGCTGTTCCACGTATTCGTGACTTCCGCGGTTTAAGTGCGAAATCGTTTGATGGACGTGGTAACTACAGTATGGGTGTGCGTGAGCAAATCATCTTCCCTGAAATCGATTACGATAAAGTAGATCGTGTACGTGGTTTAGATATCACTATCACAACTACTGCTAAGAATGATGAAGAAGGTCAAGCACTACTTGCTGCCTTTAATTTCCCATTCCGTAAATAA
- the rpsE gene encoding 30S ribosomal protein S5 codes for MSNIEKQVGELQEKLIAVNRVSKTVKGGRIMSFTALTVVGDGNGRVGFGYGKAREVPAAIQKAMEKARRNMINVALNEGTLQHPVKGVHTGSRVFMQPASEGTGIIAGGAMRAVLEVAGVRNVLSKAYGSTNPINVVRATIDALANMKSPEMVAAKRGKTVDEILG; via the coding sequence ATGTCAAACATCGAAAAACAAGTTGGTGAACTGCAAGAGAAGCTAATCGCAGTAAACCGTGTATCAAAAACCGTAAAAGGTGGTCGTATTATGAGCTTTACTGCATTAACTGTAGTAGGTGATGGTAACGGTCGTGTAGGTTTTGGTTATGGTAAAGCGCGCGAAGTTCCGGCAGCAATCCAAAAAGCGATGGAAAAAGCACGTCGTAATATGATTAACGTTGCTTTAAATGAAGGTACATTGCAACATCCGGTTAAAGGTGTTCACACAGGTTCTCGCGTATTTATGCAGCCGGCTAGCGAAGGTACGGGTATCATCGCAGGCGGTGCAATGCGTGCCGTGTTAGAAGTTGCTGGTGTACGTAATGTTCTTTCTAAAGCATATGGTTCTACCAACCCAATTAACGTTGTTCGTGCAACTATTGATGCATTAGCAAATATGAAATCACCAGAAATGGTTGCCGCAAAACGCGGTAAAACTGTTGATGAAATTTTGGGGTAA
- a CDS encoding FKBP-type peptidyl-prolyl cis-trans isomerase, translating into MLKIQKLSLVAFVVSAVVSGSVLADDKADKKFNDDVSYALAAYSITQAKLMADQGEVKLNETQVNKAVSDVLSGKLNEEKIGELAKTLEQFEQKMIVREQARVKEIAQKAQDEGDKYRADFVKKEGVKTTQSGLLYRVIEAGKGDVIKPTDTVKVHYTGKLPNGKVFDSSVERGQPAEFRLDQVVKGWTEGLQLVKKGGKIELVLPPELAYGKQGAGASIPPSSTLYFEVEVLDVNPKAKN; encoded by the coding sequence ATGTTAAAAATTCAAAAATTATCATTGGTTGCGTTTGTGGTAAGTGCGGTCGTTTCCGGAAGTGTTTTGGCTGATGATAAAGCGGATAAAAAATTTAATGACGATGTTTCTTATGCGTTGGCTGCTTATTCGATCACGCAAGCAAAATTAATGGCGGATCAAGGCGAGGTTAAATTAAATGAAACCCAAGTCAATAAAGCGGTTTCAGATGTGTTAAGCGGTAAATTAAATGAAGAAAAAATCGGCGAGCTAGCGAAAACGTTAGAACAATTTGAGCAAAAAATGATTGTGCGTGAGCAAGCAAGAGTTAAAGAAATTGCTCAAAAAGCGCAAGATGAAGGCGATAAATATCGTGCGGATTTTGTGAAAAAAGAAGGTGTAAAAACAACACAATCAGGCTTGTTATACCGCGTTATTGAAGCGGGGAAAGGCGACGTCATTAAACCTACGGATACGGTCAAAGTACATTACACCGGTAAGCTACCAAACGGCAAAGTGTTTGATAGTTCCGTTGAGCGTGGGCAACCTGCGGAATTTCGTTTGGATCAAGTGGTAAAAGGATGGACGGAAGGACTTCAATTAGTGAAAAAAGGCGGCAAAATCGAATTAGTACTTCCGCCCGAGTTGGCCTATGGTAAACAAGGCGCCGGTGCTTCTATTCCGCCAAGTTCCACGCTTTATTTTGAAGTTGAAGTGTTAGATGTGAATCCGAAAGCAAAAAATTAA
- the rplN gene encoding 50S ribosomal protein L14: MIQEQTMLDVADNSGARSVMCIKVLGGSHRRYAAIGDIIKITVKEAIPRGKVKKGDVLKAVVVRTKKGVRRPDGSVIRFDGNACVILNNNTEQPIGTRIFGPVTRELRSEKFMKIISLAPEVL, from the coding sequence ATGATCCAAGAACAGACTATGCTGGATGTTGCTGATAATTCAGGCGCTCGCAGCGTAATGTGTATCAAGGTTCTAGGTGGATCGCACCGTCGTTATGCTGCAATTGGCGACATCATCAAAATTACTGTAAAAGAAGCAATTCCACGCGGTAAAGTGAAAAAAGGTGATGTGTTAAAAGCAGTGGTTGTGCGCACCAAGAAGGGTGTTCGTCGCCCAGATGGATCAGTCATTCGCTTCGATGGTAATGCTTGTGTAATTTTAAACAATAACACCGAGCAACCTATCGGTACTCGTATTTTTGGACCTGTGACTCGTGAACTTCGTTCTGAGAAGTTTATGAAGATCATTTCTTTGGCACCAGAAGTACTGTAA
- the rpmD gene encoding 50S ribosomal protein L30 translates to MAKTIKVTQVRSSIARLPKHKATLRGLGLRHMHHTVELIDTPAVRGMINQVSYMVKVEE, encoded by the coding sequence ATGGCTAAAACTATTAAAGTAACACAAGTTCGTAGCTCGATTGCTCGTTTACCGAAGCATAAGGCTACCTTGCGTGGTCTTGGTCTTCGCCATATGCACCACACTGTTGAGTTAATTGATACGCCTGCAGTACGTGGTATGATTAACCAAGTTTCATACATGGTTAAGGTGGAGGAGTAA